From the Candidatus Manganitrophaceae bacterium genome, the window CAAAATAGTGACCCAAACCGAGCATCGAAATATATCGGATCTCAATCCCCTTCAGCGTGTTTCGCTCGACCGTCTCCGAAAGAAACGCATAGGTCAGCTCGGTGATGTTCTTGTCGTATTTAAGGGTCGCGAACCAGCTTTTGTCGGAGGCAACGCCGTGACTCTCTCCATAGAGCGCTTTCACCTCTCCCGACAATTTTGAATCGACAAACGCACGCTCGGCCTTGCCGGCCGCCACCAACGTTTGCGAACTCGTGTTCCCGGAGGTCTCCACATAAGAAAATTCCAAATTTCCCTTCCAAGGGGGCGGCTCCTCGGCATGCGAGGGAGCGACAACGGCTATTAAAAGGCAAAACACGATTAGGGGGCAGAACGGTTTCATCGATCTTTTCTCCTTAATAGACTTAATGGAAAGTGGAAATACCGATTTAAGGTTGACAGGTTGTACGACTCAGACCGCCGCTTTCAGTTCGGAGGTGCAGTGGGGACACCGGCTTGCCTTAAGCGGAACGGCGAGAAGACAGTAAGGGCAGTCTTTGGTGCTCGGCGCGGGCGCGGCCACCGTCTCTGACCGTCGCTTCATCGCGTTGATCTGCCGAATCAGCAGAAAGATCACAAAGGCAACGATCAGAAAATCAATGACGCTGTTGAGGAAGAGGCCGTAATTCACGGTCGCGGCACCGGCCGCCTTCGCCTCGGCCAATGAGGCAACCGGCTTTTCGGAGAGGTTAAAAAAAAGGTTGGAAAAATCGACCTTGCCGAGGAGCAGTCCGACCGGGGGCATCATAATGTCATTTACGAAGGAGTTGACGATCCGGCCGAAGGCGGCGCCGAGGATAATCCCCACCGCCATGTCGAGCACGTTTCCGCGCATGGCGAATTCTTTAAATTCCTTAAACATCGTCACTCCTCCTTTCAAAGAATAGGGTCGGTCCGATTCTTCCCGGAAGAGACATGATATGCTGACCGATTATTCCATGTCAACATACAAAAGCGGCGTTAAGATCGGTCTCACGCCGTGCTGTATTTTGCCCTCAAGGTGAGGAGGACGGCGCCGAGGCCGAAGAGGATGACGAAGAAGGTTATCAAGCCGCCGGGGCCCGGAATCAGCGTCACAAACGCATAGACAAAAAGCCCGATCAGCAATCCCCATCCCGGATCTCCTCTCTTCCCCATCCGTTCCAGGAGGGCGGTGCCGGCCCAGAGGAGGATGACAATCCGAGCCAAATAGAGGCTGATTAAATAGAGGGGGAATAGAATGAGTGCGAGCGGAATCCCGACGACCGTGACCAGAAGGGTCAAGAGGACGACCGGGGTGACGATCAGCCAGATCAGTCCCCAGCCCAATGAGGCCATCGGATGCTCCTTGAGCGTTGAGACAACGGCGCGGCTGAATCCCGGAAGGAGAAAAATCAACAGCAGCCCCATGATCAAGGTCGACACAAGACTGATGATCTTAAAAAAGAAGAAGAGACCCGCCATCATCCCGACGATTCGGCCCGGGGAAAAATCGGACATCGGAGACGGCGTTCGCTGCATCACCATCCCTTCGATTTTCGCCCCCGGCTCGATCTTCGCCGGATCTCGGCTCCGGTAGGTCATGTCGCCGACGACGACGGCGGTCGGCGTCAGCCGGACATCCCCCGCCATCGCTTTTAAGTTCCGATCGATCTTGCCGGAGACCGTTACATTTCCCGCAGCAGAGGTCACATTCCCATGGACGACCGCGGCCTCGGTCAAATCAATTTGACCGCCGGCGAGCGTCAGGTTTTTCCCGACCTCCCCCCTTACGCGGACCTCTCCTCCCATTAACCGAGCATCCTGTCCGACCCTCCCGGCGAGATCAATTTTCCCACCGGCCGCGAGAAGATCCCCGTCGACCGTGCCGGCCACCCGGATCTCCCTGCCCGCCGCATAGAGATCGCCATGGACCGTTCCCAAGATCTCGACGACATCCCCCCAGGCAAAATAGTCTTCGTTAATCACCTGGTCGCGATCAAGGGTGATGATTCGCTTGGAAGCGTCGTCCCGCGACGCCGGCTCGGCCATCGCAGCAGTCGCCTGCAGCAAACCCATCACCAAGATCATAATCATCATGAGAGGCAGCATCACCCCTGCCCCTCTCTGTTGAATTTCTTCTTCTCCTTCGACCCTCATCACCCTCCCTCCAAAATCATTGATTCGGCCGTTGACCTCCCATGAGAAATCCGATAAGGAACCCGATGATCAGCACAAACGTCGGCGGCCCCTCTCCACCTCGTTGCTCAATGGCCTCGCTCGGACCTTCCCGCTCCATTTCATCCGCGCTCTCTCGATCTCGCTTCAAGAGACCCCCTTTCAGTAGATGCCCTCATCAAACCGCACAATACCACCCGCGCCCCGAACCTTCCCTACCTCCTCCATTTTGATCAGGATTGAGGCGGAGAACAATCCCCCTTATGGGGCATTTTTTCGAGATCAGGCTGGGCCGTGACGCTATAGAGCGAGCGGTGGGTGGTTCAATGAGAGCATTTCAAAGTAAAGCTGGGATTAGTAGGATTAGGAAGTGGTGTTGCTCAGGAGATAAAACCGATTTTGAGAACCGTTGATGTAGGCAAAGCCGATGCTTTGGATGCCCCGCGTGGCTTGGGAGGTGAAGAAGCCGGGAACCAGCGCGATCGGCGGCGCGTCTGTATTGTAACCGAGGTTGCCGATAAAATTTCCGGCCCCATCGCCGAATAACAGGAGGACTTTGTTCGAGGCCGGAAGCGAGACGGCGAGATCGGCCTGCTTCCCTTGCTTGTTCAGATTAAAATCACCCGAACTGATCGACGTCGGCGCCGATTCTACCGGCGTGAATTGCGTCGGCTGAAAGGTGCCGTCTCCCTTTCCGAGGGATATTGAGATTTGACTGGTGGAAGGATGGGTCGCAGCCAGATCGGCTATTTGATCTTGATTGAATTGGCCGATCGCAATAGACGTGGGGGGCGAAGGGAACGTAACCGAGAGGGGGGCTGAAAATGCGCCGGCGCCATTCCCCAGCAAGACCAGCACATCGTTTGCTCCTTCGCGCAGCACGGCGAGATCGGTCAGATTGTCCCCATTGAAATCGGCCGAGACCATCTGAATCAATTTTCCTCCCAGCGCGACGGGAGCCTGGGGAGTGAAATTCCCCGATTGGCGGTCTTGAAGAAAGAGGATCACCGATCCGTCTTCGGTCCCGACAACGAGGTCGGAATTGCGGGTGTTCACGTCGCCGTGAAAGCGTCCGACGGTCAGCGCCGAGGGGATTTTTCCTGAAAGAGGATTTGAAGCGGGATCCGAGAGCGGAAGCGGGATCGCCGTGCTCGTGAAAGGATCTTGCGCACGCCCCTTTTGTCCACGAATCAGTTTAATTTCGGACTCATTTCTTCCGGCAATTGCAACATCGGCGGTAAAGTCGGCCGTGTTGAGAAAATCGCCGACGCTGATGGCCACCGGCTGATTGATCGAAACCTGCGCCTGCTTCTGGAAAAGACCATTGCCGATCCCAAGGAAAATCGTCACAAGATTGCCGGAAGGGGTCGCCGTGATGAGATCCGGAACGCCATCATCGTTTAGGTCGATGACCTGGCCGCCCGGAACCGAATATCCTCCGATCACCATCAACGTGGAACCGGCCGGAACGACCTCTCCCGGCAATTTTGAGAAGGCGGTCGTCGTCACAGCCGCATTTCCAAATCTCGACGGATCTTCTTGGCTCACCGCCTGAATGGTCGTGGTCCCCGTGATGTTCAGCGGGGCCCGGTAAAGGCCGGTGGTCGGGCTGATGCTCCCCGGGCCGGTGATCTGCCAGATCACCCCCTTGTTTAACGTTCCGTCTACGCTGGCAGAGAATTGCACCTCTCCGCCGGCAGGAACCGCGAAGAATGAGGGCGCGACTGTGATTTGCGCTTCGCTGCTCGAATGCTTCTGTCCACAGGCGAAGAGCAACGATGTCAATGATAGAAGGGATATCAAAAGAAGTCGGCTTAAAAATGTCATGGAGAAACCTCTCATTAAGAATACTGCGAAGGGTCTCATTTGGCAACCAAGCCGGTCATCGCTTTTCCTGTTCGACGACCCGGATCTCCTGCCATTTTTCCGAGCGGTAGCGGAGCAGAGTCAATGTCATCCGCGTAAACCAGTCGACGACCATCACCCCCCAGACATAGAGGATCCCGGCCGGCCGGACGAATGAAAAATAAAGGGCGAGAGGAACCCGGATCAACCACGCCCCGATGAAGGTGACCGCCAGAAGAAAGCGGGTGTCTCCCGCCCCTCTGAGCGATCCGGAGAGGACCATCGTAATGGCCAAGGGAATCTGAATGAGCGCCACCACTTTCAGGAAGAGGGTTCCCAAGCGGATCACCTCCGCATCCTCGGTGAACAACCGGAGCAAGAGATAGGGGAAAAAGAAAAAGAGAATTCCCATCGACGCCATGACCAACACCGCCAAGCGATTTGCTTCCCAATTCTCCATCTTCGCTCGCTGATATTGCAGCGCGCCGATGCTCTGTCCCACTGAAGTGACGGCGGCCACGGCAAAGCCGCTTCCGGCCATGAATGAGAACGCCTCAATCGCAAGCCCCACCTGATGCGCCGCATAGGTGACGGTGCCATAGACGAGCACCGCGCGGGCATAAGAGATCTGCGCCAGCTGTTGGATGATCCGATCGAAGCAAAAGGGGAGACCGACCCGAACCACCTGCCGGATCAGGTCGGGCCGAAACGGGGTTCGGCGAAGAAACCCTTTTTGAAAAGCGCGGACCAAGAGGTAGACGGAACCGAAGATCTCCGAGATGCCGACCGCAATCGCCGCCCCCTGCACTCCCATCGCCGTGAAGCCGAATTTTCCATAGATAAGGGTATAAGCGATCCCCAGGTGGAGCAGATTGACGCCGATAATGCCGATCATCGGGGTCCGTGTGTCGGCTCGCCCATGCATGATCGCCGAGAGAAGGTCGACGCCGACGCTGAACGGCAGGAAAAGAAAGATATAAAAAAGATAGGCGTCGACCAAGCCGGCCACCGCCGGCTCCGCGCCGAGGAGGGAGCCCTGCCGGCGAAGGAGAAGACCTGCGGCGGCAAGAAGCACGCTTAACCCAATGCCGACCCAGAGGGCGCTGAACGCCGCTTCCGAAGCGCGCTGTTTGTTGTCTGCGCCGGTCAACTGGGCGACGATGACCGTCGTCCCAACCGACAATCCGGCGATCACACTCATCAAGAGGACAATGACCAATTGGGAGAGGCCGACCGCCGCAATGGCCGAGGCCCCCAGCCCGCCGACCAGAAAGATATCGGCCGTGGTCACCGCCCGTTCCAGAAGGCTGCTCGCCACCACCGGAAGGGCCAGCGCCAGGATCTGCTTTCGAACCGCTCTTCTCATTCGCGCGCCGGACCCGGGTGCCGAGGGATGAACGACGCGGAAAATCGGAAAAAATGGGAGGGGATAAAATAAAAATCTTTTTCGCGCATAGGACGTTGAGATTATATCCGGTTTATCCTGGAACGGCAACCGGCCACCCGATTTTTACCTTTCCGATAAAACATGTTATCATGCCGTCATGATCAATCTGGCACCGTTTCGAGAGGTTGCCCTTCGCGCCGCCAAAAAGGCCGGCCGCATTCACATTAAAGGGCATCAAGGAGAGCTCCAAGTCTCGTATAAAGGAGACCTGAATCTGGTGACGAACGTCGACACCCTCTCGGAGGAAGCGATCGTCGCGCTGATTAACCGCCACTTCCCCGACCACCAGATTTTGGCGGAAGAAGGACACGATCGCACCGAGCCTTCTCCCTATCGCTGGATCATCGACCCGCTTGATGGGACCACCAACTACGCCCATCATTTTCCCTTCTTTTGTGTCTCGATCGCCCTGGAGATCCGGGGGAAGATCCACCTCGGGGTGGTCTTCGACCCTTCTCGCAATGAGCTGTTTTTCGCCGAACGCGGGAAGGGGGCCTTCCTGAACGATCGGCCAATCCACGTTTCCTCCGCCGCCGCGTTGGGAAAAAGCCTTCTGGTCACCGGCTTCGCTTATGATGTCCGAACCGATCCGGTCAATAACTTTAATCACTTCATCAATTTCAGCATGAAGGCGCAAGGGGTTCGACGGACCGGCTCCGCCGCGCTCGACCTCTGTTATGTCGCCTCGGGACGCCTCGACGGCTTCTGGGAGCTCAAGCTTCACCCGTGGGATACCGCCGCGGGAAGCCTGATTTTGGCCGAAGCGGGCGGAAAACTGAGCGACTTCTCCGGAAAGCCCTTTTCGATCTACGACGAAGAGCTCTTGGCGAGCAATGGGAAGATCCATCAAGAGATGATTGAAGTGATTCAAAGAAAGAGATGAAGGCAACCGCCCCGCCGCCGGTCACCCGGCGAGAGCAGATCAGCTGGTGCCTTTACGATTTTGCGAACTCGGCTTTCACGACGGTGATCGTCACCGTCGCTTACAGCGTCTACTTCACGGAGGTGGTCGCTAAGGAGGGGGGCGCCACCCTCTGGGGAAGGGGGATCGCTTTCTCGATGCTCCTGGTGGCCCTTCTCTCGCCGATCTTAGGGGCCCTGGCCGACTACTCGGGGAAGAAAAAGCGCTTTCTCTTCTTCTTTACCGTCGTCTGCATCTTGTTTACCGCGCTCCTTTATTTTGTCCGCGAGGGGGAGTGGTTTCGCGGCCTTCTCTTCTTCACGATTGCAAATGTCGGCTACAATGCCGCCCTCACTTTTTATGACGCATTTTTAAAAGAATTGACCTCCGATGAGCGGATGGGCCGGCTCTCGGGGTATGGCTGGGCGGTCGGTTATATCGGCGGCTTCTTCTCGCTCCTGATCGTCGCGCCGCTCATCCGGGGGGGGTTCGACGAGGCGTCGCTCCCCGCTTTCCGCTTTTCATTTGTCGTGACCGCCCTCTTTTTTCTTCTTTTCTCCCTCCCCCTTTTTCTCTGGGTTCGGGAACGGCTCCCGCCGCAGGGGCCGCCCCGAACCGATTCTTATCTAAAGATCGGCTTTAAAAGAATGGCAAACACCTTTGTCAGCATCCGGCGCTTTCGAGAGCTGATCAAGTTCTTCATCGCCTATCTCTTTTACAACGATGCCATCAATACGGTGATTGTTTTTTCATCGATCTTCGCCCGCCAAGTTCTTCAGTTCACCCCTTCCGAACTGGTGACCTATTTCATCATTACGCAGGTCAGCGCCGCCGCCGGCGCTTTCCTCTTCGCTCCGCTGACCGACCGGCTCGGCCCGAAACGGACGATCTCCATTACCCTGGTCGGCTGGATCCTCGTTGTGATCTGGGCTTATCAAGTCGAGACCCGCCTCGGTTTCTACGGCGTCGGACTTTCGGCAGGGAGCATTCTCGGGGCAACACAGTCGGCGAGCCGAACCCTCCTCGCTCGATTCGCGCCCCTCCAAAAGAGCGCCGAGTTTTTCGGTTTTTTTTCACTGACCGGAAAGATTTCAGCCTCGATCGGCCCGCTCTTCTACGGTGAAATCGTCCGATGGACCGGCAGTCAGCGCTGGGCAACCCTCTCCCTCACCCTCTTCTTTTTGATCGGTCTGATCCTCCTCCAAATGGTGAATGAACAGAAAGGGATCCGCTCCGCCGCCGATTGGCAATCCGGCCCAGAGTGACATTTTTTGTCCACTCATGGGTAATTCTCGTTATGCTCCTCCGATCTAACCTTTTTACCACCATTCTTAATACCGTCTAAGCCTTTGATTTATATAGCTCCTCATCATTTCTTACATTATACAGCATTGGTATGGAAATTGCTCTCATTCTAGCTATCTATTTTCCTCATTTTCCCAATACTTAGACCCTTTCCATCAAGGCGGGCAATGACCCTAGGGATATCCCAGAGAGGAAAGACCTCCGTGTTTAAAATGGCGATCTCTTCCCTCAGCCTGCTCATTGCCACCCTCCGAGACTTTTTAATCTTATGGTCCCCTCGGTTTATCGTTCGCCTCTTCATTCGTAAAGGGGATTATGCCTTCCTGATCCATCCGAGAGATCTCTCCGATGTCTCTCGAAAGTATCCTTTTTCTTCATATCTTCCCTCCCGGTGGGTGGAGGCCATCACGCGGATGATGTGGCCGATCATCGGATCCCGTATCACCGGCCTCCGGTCGATCAAAACGGGGGAGGAGAAAACCGGCTATATCGTGATCTGTCCCCTCACCCCGGAGCAGATGCACTACAATCAGCGCCTCGCAAAAAAAAGGATCCTCCAGACAACCCGGCTGGCGGAAAAACTCGGCTGCAGTGTGATCGGTCTGGGGGCCCTTTCCACCTCCATGAGCATGGGAGGAGAGTATCTCACCGGCAAGACGGCGATCGGGGTGACGACGGGACATGCGTATACCTGTTCTGTCATTCTACAGATGCTCGATGAGGTGGCCAACATCCTCGGCGTCGACCTGCATCAAAAGACGCTGGCGATCGTCGGGGCAGCCGGCTATATGGGAGTTCCCTGCACACGGATTCTTTCCGAGAAAAAGAAGGTAGGGAAGCTCCTCATCGTCGATCGTCCGTCAAAACGTCTCGTACTCGACCTGATGAAAAGAAGAATTCAAGTGGTGCCGATTGAGGTGGCGACGACGCTTCAAAGCCTTCGCCAGGCCGATATTGTCATCGTCGTCACCAACTCCGTTGAAGTCCTCATCAAACCGGAACATTTAAAACCGGGCGCCGTCGTCCTGGACGATACCCAACCGCGAAACACGTCCAGAGATCTTCTTTGGGAAAGGCCCGATGCCCTCATCCTCGATGTCGTCGCCCAGGCCCCCGGGGTCAATACCCATTTTCCATTCGGCTTTCCACAGAAAGAAGATATTTTTACCTGTTGCGGCGAAGTCCTCCTTTTAGCGGCTTATGATTGGAAGGGGAATTTCGCGGTCGGCCCCTTCGAAGATCAATTGATTCATCAGATCACGGAATGGAGCCAAAATATGAATTTCAAAATCGCGCCTCTCAGAAGCTTCAATGAACTCGTCTCACGGGAAAAGCTGGAATACATCAAGACCTTTCATCAGCCGATCACCGCAACCTTTCCGAAATAGAGCCGGTGTGAATGGATATTCAAAATAGTCTGAGCTTCCTGGCAG encodes:
- a CDS encoding DUF481 domain-containing protein, with amino-acid sequence MKPFCPLIVFCLLIAVVAPSHAEEPPPWKGNLEFSYVETSGNTSSQTLVAAGKAERAFVDSKLSGEVKALYGESHGVASDKSWFATLKYDKNITELTYAFLSETVERNTLKGIEIRYISMLGLGHYFVKTTTDTLKGEAGAGYTRENPIAPLDDRGFPSARLFGGYTHAFTEKTRFEQTVEYLPNLKEARDYLMNEETAFITNLMGNLAFKISYAVYYDHLPPPGFKKTDSLFKTALLYTF
- the mscL gene encoding large conductance mechanosensitive channel protein MscL; amino-acid sequence: MFKEFKEFAMRGNVLDMAVGIILGAAFGRIVNSFVNDIMMPPVGLLLGKVDFSNLFFNLSEKPVASLAEAKAAGAATVNYGLFLNSVIDFLIVAFVIFLLIRQINAMKRRSETVAAPAPSTKDCPYCLLAVPLKASRCPHCTSELKAAV
- a CDS encoding polymer-forming cytoskeletal protein, with protein sequence MRVEGEEEIQQRGAGVMLPLMMIMILVMGLLQATAAMAEPASRDDASKRIITLDRDQVINEDYFAWGDVVEILGTVHGDLYAAGREIRVAGTVDGDLLAAGGKIDLAGRVGQDARLMGGEVRVRGEVGKNLTLAGGQIDLTEAAVVHGNVTSAAGNVTVSGKIDRNLKAMAGDVRLTPTAVVVGDMTYRSRDPAKIEPGAKIEGMVMQRTPSPMSDFSPGRIVGMMAGLFFFFKIISLVSTLIMGLLLIFLLPGFSRAVVSTLKEHPMASLGWGLIWLIVTPVVLLTLLVTVVGIPLALILFPLYLISLYLARIVILLWAGTALLERMGKRGDPGWGLLIGLFVYAFVTLIPGPGGLITFFVILFGLGAVLLTLRAKYSTA
- a CDS encoding VCBS repeat-containing protein, whose protein sequence is MQFSASVDGTLNKGVIWQITGPGSISPTTGLYRAPLNITGTTTIQAVSQEDPSRFGNAAVTTTAFSKLPGEVVPAGSTLMVIGGYSVPGGQVIDLNDDGVPDLITATPSGNLVTIFLGIGNGLFQKQAQVSINQPVAISVGDFLNTADFTADVAIAGRNESEIKLIRGQKGRAQDPFTSTAIPLPLSDPASNPLSGKIPSALTVGRFHGDVNTRNSDLVVGTEDGSVILFLQDRQSGNFTPQAPVALGGKLIQMVSADFNGDNLTDLAVLREGANDVLVLLGNGAGAFSAPLSVTFPSPPTSIAIGQFNQDQIADLAATHPSTSQISISLGKGDGTFQPTQFTPVESAPTSISSGDFNLNKQGKQADLAVSLPASNKVLLLFGDGAGNFIGNLGYNTDAPPIALVPGFFTSQATRGIQSIGFAYINGSQNRFYLLSNTTS
- a CDS encoding MATE family efflux transporter — encoded protein: MRRAVRKQILALALPVVASSLLERAVTTADIFLVGGLGASAIAAVGLSQLVIVLLMSVIAGLSVGTTVIVAQLTGADNKQRASEAAFSALWVGIGLSVLLAAAGLLLRRQGSLLGAEPAVAGLVDAYLFYIFLFLPFSVGVDLLSAIMHGRADTRTPMIGIIGVNLLHLGIAYTLIYGKFGFTAMGVQGAAIAVGISEIFGSVYLLVRAFQKGFLRRTPFRPDLIRQVVRVGLPFCFDRIIQQLAQISYARAVLVYGTVTYAAHQVGLAIEAFSFMAGSGFAVAAVTSVGQSIGALQYQRAKMENWEANRLAVLVMASMGILFFFFPYLLLRLFTEDAEVIRLGTLFLKVVALIQIPLAITMVLSGSLRGAGDTRFLLAVTFIGAWLIRVPLALYFSFVRPAGILYVWGVMVVDWFTRMTLTLLRYRSEKWQEIRVVEQEKR
- a CDS encoding inositol monophosphatase, which encodes MINLAPFREVALRAAKKAGRIHIKGHQGELQVSYKGDLNLVTNVDTLSEEAIVALINRHFPDHQILAEEGHDRTEPSPYRWIIDPLDGTTNYAHHFPFFCVSIALEIRGKIHLGVVFDPSRNELFFAERGKGAFLNDRPIHVSSAAALGKSLLVTGFAYDVRTDPVNNFNHFINFSMKAQGVRRTGSAALDLCYVASGRLDGFWELKLHPWDTAAGSLILAEAGGKLSDFSGKPFSIYDEELLASNGKIHQEMIEVIQRKR
- a CDS encoding MFS transporter, giving the protein MKATAPPPVTRREQISWCLYDFANSAFTTVIVTVAYSVYFTEVVAKEGGATLWGRGIAFSMLLVALLSPILGALADYSGKKKRFLFFFTVVCILFTALLYFVREGEWFRGLLFFTIANVGYNAALTFYDAFLKELTSDERMGRLSGYGWAVGYIGGFFSLLIVAPLIRGGFDEASLPAFRFSFVVTALFFLLFSLPLFLWVRERLPPQGPPRTDSYLKIGFKRMANTFVSIRRFRELIKFFIAYLFYNDAINTVIVFSSIFARQVLQFTPSELVTYFIITQVSAAAGAFLFAPLTDRLGPKRTISITLVGWILVVIWAYQVETRLGFYGVGLSAGSILGATQSASRTLLARFAPLQKSAEFFGFFSLTGKISASIGPLFYGEIVRWTGSQRWATLSLTLFFLIGLILLQMVNEQKGIRSAADWQSGPE